The genomic stretch CCTAAATGTGCACGGCCCATAGAAATTTTAAGgcatgaaaaacactcaatAATAAGCAAGAGATGCATGGATAATATCAATGTAGATTGTGTATTTTAACACAATCAGTGGAAAAGTGGtgtagtgatcaaagtcaccacGGGTTACGATACATACtcaaatatttaaaatcatcaaTGCTGCCTATCAATTCATATTAACATACACGTTCTCGTACAATGTATTAGACTAATAGTTTGCACACATACTTACATTTtagtttgaaataaaataaaatcgagTCCTTCCTTCATCTCATCCGGCCAGTCAAGCGAACGAATTTTGAAACCATCTttctatttaacttttttttgcgAATGGTCGAAAACACTCACTTCAGCATTACGGATGCATGCTTTTGACTGGACATTTTTCATGGCGAACGTTTTTATTGAGAGTCGTTACTGACTTTGTGGCATATTGAGACGATTAGTTCTGCCGTCTGGTTTATAAGAACGCAAAAAAACAGTGCGATTGTTTTCCATCTAGGGACATCCTGGTAGCATAAAGGCGCGAAAATGAATGGAAAACTGATTAATGAATATAATTCCGTCGTTTAATGTTGGTCGATTTGATTGTGATCACTCTAATgagttttttcttctctctgTTCTTCTTTCCAGTGCCGATGAAAGTGAAAAAGACCGACCTTCCGGTGTTGCCACAGGATCCCGAGGTATTGCCAGCGCTAGATGACACAGAGGCCGACAATTCGGAAGACGACGACGATGAAGATGATATTGATGACGATGAGGATGAGGATATGATGAGTGATGAGCCAATCGAGAATGATGACGACGAATACGATTCCGAGGAAGAATTTGACGCCGATAAGGAAGCGGATACCGGATCCGCGGTATGGGATTCTTTCAGCACACCGCTCTCACTGATGGGGTCAAATAAGGACAAGAAAGACTCGTACACAACCACACCATCTAGCACAACGGAGAAGCAAACCGAAATTCCCACTACTCCTATCACAGCGATCCCCACACCAGATCCATACTTCACCCATTTTGATCCACGCTACGAGCACCAAAGCTTCAAGGTTTGTAGGATCAGTTCGATGTGATTTATACTGTTCGTAGAGTTTGCACACTGAATTTCAGGAAGCACAACAGCGACTCGAAGAGAGCCATCGTGAGAAGGTCACCAGAGTAATGAAGGATTGGTCGGACTTGGAAGAGAAGTATCAGGATATGCGTCTCGCAGATCCAAAATCGGctcaaacttttaaacagcgcATGACCGCCAGGTTCCAGGTAATTTTTCTGCTTCCGTTTAGTGCAAAATCATGTCATGGATTTTCCAAATTTCAAGTAGttgaaattttgttgatttagtAGTTGATTGCACTAGTTAACCACCGTCGTAGTAAATGGAATGAAGCAATAGTAGTTTGAAAACATTGACATGACTTTCAACACTTGCATTAAACAACCGAATGTATTCGTAACATTCTAGACTTCTGTGCAGGCACTTGAAGAGGAAGGCAACTCTGAGAAACATCAACTGGCAGCAATGCATCAGCAACGCGTGCTGGCCCACATTAATCAGCGTAAACGAGAGGCAATGACTTGTTATACACAGGCATTAACCGAACAGCCACCGAACGTAATTATGCACCAGAAGATCCTTCAGAAAAGACTAAATTTGTTCTGAAATTTATATATTAATATATTTATAGGCTCATCgcgttgaaaaatgtttacaaaaaTTGCTACGTGCCTTGCACAAAGACCGCGCGCACGCTCTTTCTCACTACCGCCATTTGCTAGGATCGGGAGGTACCGGTGGGCTGGAAGCCGCAGCTTCCGAAAGACCACGCACTTTGGAGCGACTGGTTGACATCGATCGCGCCGTTAACCAATCAATGGCAATGCTCAAGCGTTATCCAGAACTTTCGACAAAACTATCCCAGTTGATGGATGATTACATCCAAGCGTTACGATCAAAAGATGAAACTCCGGGATCGATGCTAGCAATGACGGAAGAAGCAGAGGCAACAATTTTAGATAAATATCGCATGGAAATTGAACGTAAGGTTAGCGAAAAAGAACGTCAACGTCTAGTTGAGAAGCAACGTAAAGAACAACGTGCGCAGGAACGAGAGAAAATTCGTGAAGAGAAACTACGCTTGGAGGCTAAAAAGATGGAAGCTGCCTACAAACAGCAGCAACtagaacaacaacagcaacaacagcagcagcagcaacaacagcaacaactactacaacagcaacagcagcagcaacaacaaactCAAACCCATCAACCTGTTTCTGAACAACCGGCAcaaactcaaaaacaaaccgAGCCGGAAACACAAAAAGATGTCGAAACTACCCGTGATTATACCGAGGAAGTTACTAACACGTATGATTATCGAATATGTTGAAATGTGAAatgttttatattaatttttgttGTTTCTATCGACAGTATCAGCTCCCAATCGACAGCTCTGCCCACCGTCGACGATGAAGCGGTGCAGCGCGCAGTGGAAGAAGTTGCTGCAGCGGTGGCACATCAGGAGGCGGAACCCAAAATGCAACATGTGTTGGCTCACGATATTGGCCACGGTGAACCGGTAAGAGTTTCTGTTGGTCTGATGAATTTATTAGTTATTGATAGCAATGTCAGGTACATTCACACTCAAGACTGTTTAAAAAACTGATCCAAATGTTACCGGAGGTAACTCTCTTTCCTTGCGAGTGGACTGTatccgaaaaacaaaaaaggtgAACAATTTCTTCGGTGGGTGGCAATCTAAGTGAGTCCTGTTGGAAGCACCACTGCTGCTATAGAGCCCTCTCCGTCACAAAAAAATGCCTCTTTACTGTTTAAAAATTCTTAACTTCTTCTTCGTCCTTAACATCAGCACACTACTTTTATTACTATACTATACAATTCGTTTTCTACAAAACCTACGCACTTTCGGATATCGAGCATCCCAACTGTTTTTCGAGACAACAGGCTCCAGAGCTACCAGTGTCAAAGGAAATTCGCTTCTTCTTAGGTGAAACATCACGAAATTCGGCCGACAGCAGTTTT from Wyeomyia smithii strain HCP4-BCI-WySm-NY-G18 chromosome 3, ASM2978416v1, whole genome shotgun sequence encodes the following:
- the LOC129727364 gene encoding amyloid-beta-like protein isoform X5, which encodes MLSRWSAALAIFVLTWSTSHQAQAASPRWEPQISVLCEAGQTYHPQYLSEEGRWATDLNIKAPGSTCLRDKMDLLDYCKKVYPGRDITNIVESSHYQKIGGWCRQGALNAAKCKGAQRWIKPFRCLEGPFQSDALLVPEGCLFDHIHNASRCWPFIRWNQTGAAACQDRNMQMRSFAMLLPCGISLFSGVEFVCCPKHFKVPMKVKKTDLPVLPQDPEVLPALDDTEADNSEDDDDEDDIDDDEDEDMMSDEPIENDDDEYDSEEEFDADKEADTGSAVWDSFSTPLSLMGSNKDKKDSYTTTPSSTTEKQTEIPTTPITAIPTPDPYFTHFDPRYEHQSFKEAQQRLEESHREKVTRVMKDWSDLEEKYQDMRLADPKSAQTFKQRMTARFQALEEEGNSEKHQLAAMHQQRVLAHINQRKREAMTCYTQALTEQPPNAHRVEKCLQKLLRALHKDRAHALSHYRHLLGSGGTGGLEAAASERPRTLERLVDIDRAVNQSMAMLKRYPELSTKLSQLMDDYIQALRSKDETPGSMLAMTEEAEATILDKYRMEIERKVSEKERQRLVEKQRKEQRAQEREKIREEKLRLEAKKMEAAYKQQQLEQQQQQQQQQQQQQQLLQQQQQQQQQTQTHQPVSEQPAQTQKQTEPETQKDVETTRDYTEEVTNTISSQSTALPTVDDEAVQRAVEEVAAAVAHQEAEPKMQHVLAHDIGHGEPSYSVRREIYGSSGHDGKNVYFTLAFAGIALMAAVFVGVAVAKWKASRSPHAQGFVEVDQVCPAATVGQPITPEERHVANMQINGYENPTYKYFEVKE
- the LOC129727364 gene encoding amyloid-beta-like protein isoform X1 — encoded protein: MLSRWSAALAIFVLTWSTSHQAQAASPRWEPQISVLCEAGQTYHPQYLSEEGRWATDLNIKAPGSTCLRDKMDLLDYCKKVYPGRDITNIVESSHYQKIGGWCRQGALNAAKCKGAQRWIKPFRCLEGPFQSDALLVPEGCLFDHIHNASRCWPFIRWNQTGAAACQDRNMQMRSFAMLLPCGISLFSGVEFVCCPKHFKVPMKVKKTDLPVLPQDPEVLPALDDTEADNSEDDDDEDDIDDDEDEDMMSDEPIENDDDEYDSEEEFDADKEADTGSAVWDSFSTPLSLMGSNKDKKDSYTTTPSSTTEKQTEIPTTPITAIPTPDPYFTHFDPRYEHQSFKSLHTEFQEAQQRLEESHREKVTRVMKDWSDLEEKYQDMRLADPKSAQTFKQRMTARFQTSVQALEEEGNSEKHQLAAMHQQRVLAHINQRKREAMTCYTQALTEQPPNAHRVEKCLQKLLRALHKDRAHALSHYRHLLGSGGTGGLEAAASERPRTLERLVDIDRAVNQSMAMLKRYPELSTKLSQLMDDYIQALRSKDETPGSMLAMTEEAEATILDKYRMEIERKVSEKERQRLVEKQRKEQRAQEREKIREEKLRLEAKKMEAAYKQQQLEQQQQQQQQQQQQQQLLQQQQQQQQQTQTHQPVSEQPAQTQKQTEPETQKDVETTRDYTEEVTNTISSQSTALPTVDDEAVQRAVEEVAAAVAHQEAEPKMQHVLAHDIGHGEPSYSVRREIYGSSGHDGKNVYFTLAFAGIALMAAVFVGVAVAKWKASRSPHAQGFVEVDQVCPAATVGQPITPEERHVANMQINGYENPTYKYFEVKE
- the LOC129727364 gene encoding amyloid-beta-like protein isoform X4; translation: MLSRWSAALAIFVLTWSTSHQAQAASPRWEPQISVLCEAGQTYHPQYLSEEGRWATDLNIKAPGSTCLRDKMDLLDYCKKVYPGRDITNIVESSHYQKIGGWCRQGALNAAKCKGAQRWIKPFRCLEGPFQSDALLVPEGCLFDHIHNASRCWPFIRWNQTGAAACQDRNMQMRSFAMLLPCGISLFSGVEFVCCPKHFKVPMKVKKTDLPVLPQDPEVLPALDDTEADNSEDDDDEDDIDDDEDEDMMSDEPIENDDDEYDSEEEFDADKEADTGSAVWDSFSTPLSLMGSNKDKKDSYTTTPSSTTEKQTEIPTTPITAIPTPDPYFTHFDPRYEHQSFKEAQQRLEESHREKVTRVMKDWSDLEEKYQDMRLADPKSAQTFKQRMTARFQTSVQALEEEGNSEKHQLAAMHQQRVLAHINQRKREAMTCYTQALTEQPPNAHRVEKCLQKLLRALHKDRAHALSHYRHLLGSGGTGGLEAAASERPRTLERLVDIDRAVNQSMAMLKRYPELSTKLSQLMDDYIQALRSKDETPGSMLAMTEEAEATILDKYRMEIERKVSEKERQRLVEKQRKEQRAQEREKIREEKLRLEAKKMEAAYKQQQLEQQQQQQQQQQQQQQLLQQQQQQQQQTQTHQPVSEQPAQTQKQTEPETQKDVETTRDYTEEVTNTISSQSTALPTVDDEAVQRAVEEVAAAVAHQEAEPKMQHVLAHDIGHGEPSYSVRREIYGSSGHDGKNVYFTLAFAGIALMAAVFVGVAVAKWKASRSPHAQGFVEVDQVCPAATVGQPITPEERHVANMQINGYENPTYKYFEVKE
- the LOC129727364 gene encoding amyloid-beta-like protein isoform X3; amino-acid sequence: MLSRWSAALAIFVLTWSTSHQAQAASPRWEPQISVLCEAGQTYHPQYLSEEGRWATDLNIKAPGSTCLRDKMDLLDYCKKVYPGRDITNIVESSHYQKIGGWCRQGALNAAKCKGAQRWIKPFRCLEGPFQSDALLVPEGCLFDHIHNASRCWPFIRWNQTGAAACQDRNMQMRSFAMLLPCGISLFSGVEFVCCPKHFKVPMKVKKTDLPVLPQDPEVLPALDDTEADNSEDDDDEDDIDDDEDEDMMSDEPIENDDDEYDSEEEFDADKEADTGSAVWDSFSTPLSLMGSNKDKKDSYTTTPSSTTEKQTEIPTTPITAIPTPDPYFTHFDPRYEHQSFKSLHTEFQEAQQRLEESHREKVTRVMKDWSDLEEKYQDMRLADPKSAQTFKQRMTARFQALEEEGNSEKHQLAAMHQQRVLAHINQRKREAMTCYTQALTEQPPNAHRVEKCLQKLLRALHKDRAHALSHYRHLLGSGGTGGLEAAASERPRTLERLVDIDRAVNQSMAMLKRYPELSTKLSQLMDDYIQALRSKDETPGSMLAMTEEAEATILDKYRMEIERKVSEKERQRLVEKQRKEQRAQEREKIREEKLRLEAKKMEAAYKQQQLEQQQQQQQQQQQQQQLLQQQQQQQQQTQTHQPVSEQPAQTQKQTEPETQKDVETTRDYTEEVTNTISSQSTALPTVDDEAVQRAVEEVAAAVAHQEAEPKMQHVLAHDIGHGEPSYSVRREIYGSSGHDGKNVYFTLAFAGIALMAAVFVGVAVAKWKASRSPHAQGFVEVDQVCPAATVGQPITPEERHVANMQINGYENPTYKYFEVKE
- the LOC129727364 gene encoding amyloid-beta-like protein isoform X2 gives rise to the protein MLSRWSAALAIFVLTWSTSHQAQAASPRWEPQISVLCEAGQTYHPQYLSEEGRWATDLNIKAPGSTCLRDKMDLLDYCKKVYPGRDITNIVESSHYQKIGGWCRQGALNAAKCKGAQRWIKPFRCLGPFQSDALLVPEGCLFDHIHNASRCWPFIRWNQTGAAACQDRNMQMRSFAMLLPCGISLFSGVEFVCCPKHFKVPMKVKKTDLPVLPQDPEVLPALDDTEADNSEDDDDEDDIDDDEDEDMMSDEPIENDDDEYDSEEEFDADKEADTGSAVWDSFSTPLSLMGSNKDKKDSYTTTPSSTTEKQTEIPTTPITAIPTPDPYFTHFDPRYEHQSFKSLHTEFQEAQQRLEESHREKVTRVMKDWSDLEEKYQDMRLADPKSAQTFKQRMTARFQTSVQALEEEGNSEKHQLAAMHQQRVLAHINQRKREAMTCYTQALTEQPPNAHRVEKCLQKLLRALHKDRAHALSHYRHLLGSGGTGGLEAAASERPRTLERLVDIDRAVNQSMAMLKRYPELSTKLSQLMDDYIQALRSKDETPGSMLAMTEEAEATILDKYRMEIERKVSEKERQRLVEKQRKEQRAQEREKIREEKLRLEAKKMEAAYKQQQLEQQQQQQQQQQQQQQLLQQQQQQQQQTQTHQPVSEQPAQTQKQTEPETQKDVETTRDYTEEVTNTISSQSTALPTVDDEAVQRAVEEVAAAVAHQEAEPKMQHVLAHDIGHGEPSYSVRREIYGSSGHDGKNVYFTLAFAGIALMAAVFVGVAVAKWKASRSPHAQGFVEVDQVCPAATVGQPITPEERHVANMQINGYENPTYKYFEVKE